GAGGGTCGCCGACGGCGCCGACTATCTTTTCGAGGGCGAGGTGTCGATCGTCGAAGCACTCGGCGAAGTGACGCTGCTCTATATCGAAGGCCTGGTCCCGGGCGAGCCGATCGTCGTCAAGCTGCCCGGCATCTACGATGTGAAGAAGGGTCAGAGGATGCGGTTTGCCGCCGACAGGCAGAAGTTGCATCTGTTTAACGCAACCGGCCATACCTACCGGAAATGAGGCGGCCATTTTTGGGGTAATGGCCCTAAGAATTGTGTGTGACGGGCCGAATTCTCACTTTCTGTTAAAGATCGGCTGCTACCTTTTTCCCATCGATTTACGAGGGGGATAAGCAAGTGGCCGCTTCCAATCCGTCACAGCCAAAATCTCATTTCCTGAGCAAGGAAGAATCCTTCATGTATGACCGCGAGCAGCGGTTCAAGATGGAGGACACCATGAATGCCGCGCGCATCGAATATACGGAAAAGGGCGTCATGCACGCGGCTTCGCGCCGCTGCGATATTGTCCGGATCTCGATGAGCAGCGCTACACTCGCGATCCTCACCCAGTTCAACCTGCCGAAGCAATTCTATCTGGATATTCCGGATGCCCGCATCACCAAGGTCGGCTGCCTGCTGATGAAGGTCAACGCCAACAATACGGTCGAAGTCCGCTTCCTGCGCCTGCTGACGCAGAAGGAACTGAACAAGATCTTCGTCTACAGCACCCATCCGGCGCACCGCGATTACGTTCTCGATATCCGCGCCTGACGGTATAAGACCTGATATCGAAAACCCGTGGTGCTTCGCGCGCCGCGGGTTTTTGTTTGTCTCCGGCGACTAAGCCTGGAGCGCCGTGCGTCCTTTCGGACGCACAAAGGACGCTTTAGCACTTTCAATCCTCGCATCATGCTTTCCTAAGACCGATTCCGATTTTCGGGCCGATGCGCTGACTAAACTCCGTCATTCTCAAACGCCTGGCTCTCAGTCCCAGCAGTGGCGTCGACAAGCAAAAAGTGCGAGCGTTTACATTGCCGCTCGTCAAGGGCTCCTGAATGCGGAGGTGCTAAGATCCCCGCTGCCGCCTCCGGTCAAGCGCTCCCAATTCCGATAAGCGAATTTCGATTTGCTGACATCGTCGAGCTCCAGAACGTCTACGAAACGCCGTGCATCGCCTCCGGGGCGGTATTGATAGGGGTAGTCTGTCGAGAATAGGATTCGGTCAATCCCGACGGCATTGACCGCCTGCTGCAGATAGGCCGGGTTGAACATACCGCTTGCCGTCAGATAAAGATTGCCGTGGACATAATCGATGAATGGCCGCTGCAGCCCGGACACCCGATCAAGCATGACCAACCGCTCAAGGTAGAAAAGCACCAGTTCGCCCCAGTGGCCAAGGATCACCTGAAGGTTCGGATAGCGGTCGAAGATGCCTCCCAAGATCAGACGCACGAACTGGATACCCGCCTCGAAATGCCATCCGAGGGCGAATGTGGACAAGGCGAGATCGATGGGGGCGCCGAAGCCCGCGTAATAGGAGCCGCGCACGTTCGTCTGCGGAATTTGCGGATGGATCAGGAGCGGCACATTGAGTTCGGCCGCACAAGCGAATGTCGGTTCGAAAATTGAATGATCCAGATTTTTGTCGCCGACCCGCCCAAAAAGCACGGCCCCCTTGCAGCCGAGTTCCTCGACGGATCGCCGCAACTCCAGAGCCGCCGCGTCGGCATCCGCGGATGGCAGAGCCGCCATAGCTTGAAAACGAGACGGGTTGGCACCGACTGCTTCAGCCAGCAAATCGTTGGCACGACGAGCGAGATCGATGCCGTGGTGACCAAGGTTGTTGAGTCCCGGTGTCGTCAAGGAGAGAACCTGAACATCGACGCCCGTCTCGTCCATCAGGGCCAGCCGTTGTTCTCCAAGATCCGCGAGCCGTTCGCCGATCACACCGGGATTGAGCCCGAGCGTTCCATCATCGGCGCCAGATACAGTGTTCCACGCGTGCCGCACGTCATTGGGAAGGACATGCTCTTCGATCGCGATGATCTTCATCTTTGAAATCCTCTCGCTGGTGGCTTCAGGCTGTCATTGCCGCTGCGGCGCCACACGACTCGCCATTCTTCATCAGCACGTGTGGACGTGAGGATGAGCCGATCGTCTACAAAGCGATAGGACCGCGGCAAATCCTGGCCTACCAAGGCTTGAACCAATGCACCTTCGACATGATAGACGAAGGTGCTGTTGGCGGGATCGAGTGTGAGTGTTCCATAGCTCGCTTCGTAGCCGCCGCTACTATAGGGGTTATCGAGGTCGAACGACTCCATGTTGCGGACCTGGATCGTCATATGCCCGTCGGGAGTAAGGACGAGGAAACCGGCCACTTTCAGCGCCCCCATCACCCCGTTGGCATCCGGCTGCTCGATCGTCACGAGGTGCCAAGGTCCGGCGAGCCGTGCCATGACCTCAGAATCAATACCGGCTTGTTGAGAACTGCTTGTACCAGCAATTGTTTCCATCGGCAGTTCTCCGGGATTTTGGACGCAACCGTACCGGGATTAGCGCACCGAGGATCAGAGAAAAACCGGTTCCCTGAGCGCTGTTGCCGGCTTGAAGACGGGGCGCTCTGCTTTCGCGGGGCGCCCCGTCTGTGTTTTTGCTGAGTACACCGAACCGTGTTGCGGGCTGCAGGCGCGCGACCGTTGTTGTCAGGCTTTCTGCGTGAGGTGGTCGAGGATGGCTTTTCCGACGCCATGCGCGGAAGCCGGGTTCTGGCCGGTGACGAGCCGCCCATCGACCACGACATTCTCCGACCAGTTCGGCGCCGGCTGGTGCAGCGCCCCCCGCTCCTTCAGCGTGGTGGCGAGCAGATAGGGCACGACCTTGGTGTACTTGACCTCGGCTTCCTCCTCGTCGGTGAAGGCGGCAAGCTTCTTGCCGGCGACGAGATAGCTGCCGTCAGACAGTTTGGCGTTCACCAGGGCGGCGGGACCGTGGCAGACAGCGGAAACGATGCCGCCGCTCTCCCAGATGTCGCGGATCACCTTCTGCACGGCCGAGCTATCAGCGAAATCCCACATCGTGCCGTGGCCGCCGGCGAAGAAGACCGCCGAATAGCGCGAGGGATCGAGATCCGCAAGGATCTTGGAATCGGCCAGGTCGGCGCGGAATTCCTTATCCTTCCAGAATTTGTCGTTGACCGGATCGGAAAGGTCGAAGAAGTCGATCGGCGGATGGCCGCCGCGGATCGAGGCGATCTCGACTGGAATGCCGGCCGCCTTGAAGACATCGAGCGGATGGGTGAGTTCGACCATCGCGAAACCGGTCGGCTCGCCGCTGTCGCCGCGGATCGGGTGACTGGTGACCACGCAAAGGATAGGCTTGATGTTGTCTGCCATGTTCATGCTCCTCAGGGTTTGAGCGAGGCCATGTCGATGACGAAGCGATACTTCACGTCGCTCTTCAACATGCGCTCATAGGCTTCGTTGATCTGTTGGATGGGAATGATTTCGACGTCGGAGACGATGCCATGGGCCCCGCAGAAATCGAGCATCTGCTGGGTTTCGGCCACGCCGCCGATGAACGATCCGGAGATTGCCCGGCGACCCCGCACGACCCCGTCGGCATTCACCGGTGTGCCGAGCGGCCCCATGTAGCCGATGAGCACCAGAACGCCCTCCAGCGCCAGCGTCGGCATGTAGGGGTTGACGTCATGATCGTAGGGGACTGTGTCGATGATGACGTCGAAGCGCCCGGCGACAGCCTTCATCTGCTTCGGATCGCCCGACAGCACAACATGATCGGCGCCGAGGCGGAAAGCATCCTCCTCCTTGCCGGCCGACCGCGTGAACAGCGTGACGTCGGCGCCGAGCGCCTTGGCGAGCTTCAGCGCCATGTGGCCGAGGCCGCCAAGGCCGATCACGGCGACCTTGCTATCCTTGCCGACATTCCAGCGGTGCAGCGGCGACCAGGTGGTAATGCCCGCGCACAAGAGCGGCGCCGCGCCGGCCGGATCGAGCCCGTCGGGCATCGATAGGACGAACTTGTCGCGCACGACGACGGAATTGGAATAGCCGCCATAGGTGACGCTGCCGTCCTGCCGGTCGGCGCTATTGTAGGTGTAGGTCGAGCCTTCGACGCAATCCTGTTCCCAGCCCTTCAGGCACGGCTTGCAGTGCTGGCAGGAGTCGACCATGCAGCCGACGCCGACCAGGTCGCCAGCCTTGAAGCCGGAAACGCCGGTCCCGACCTCGCGCACGCGGCCGATGATCTCGTGACCCGGGACGATCGGATAGGTCGTGAAGCCGCCATGGTTGCGGGCAAGGTGCAGGTCCGTATGGCAGACACCGCAGAAGAGGATGTCGATGACGACGTCGTCCGGACGCGGTGCGCGCCGTTCGAACGCGAACTGTTCGAGCGGGCCGGTGGCCGATCGAGCAGCGAAGCCCATTACTGTCATGGTTGGTACCCTTATTCTCGCGCCTGGCGCCTTTGATTTGGCCTGCTGGACCCGACCGCGCCTCTCAAGCGCAGCCGGGAGCCGGTTTGGCGAACCCCAGCCTCAGGCGTTTTAGCCTCAAGCGTTTCCAGGGGCGAACAGCGTTTCCCAATTCAGGAAGGGACCGAGCGGGATAACGTCCCAGTCAATGAGCCCGGCCTTGGCGAGGGGAAATTCGGCGAGCGCCTGCTTGGCCGCCTCGATAGACTCGGCCTCGGCAATGATGGCGACGCCAGGGCGATCCTGTCGGAAATAGATGTCCCGGATGATGCCGCCCTTGTACATCTGCCAGGCGTGGCGGGCTTCATCCTGCATATGCGGCTGGTACTGTTCGATCGTGGCGCCGGGCTGCGGGACGTCGAGGCAAAGCAGTTTCATGATCATACTCCTTGGTGGGGATTGTAGGGCTGAGTTTATGCGAGCTGAAACCGGCCTGTGGTCTCCGCCACGCGACGGCCCAGGTAAGTGGCCGTCTTGAGGTCGCTCTGGATAGGCGTGACCTCGGCTGCCTGATCGTTGTTCGACTGGGTCATGACGCCGAGCCAGCTTCCATGACGGTTGAGATCGTCCACGCTGCCGGTGCTGCTGGCGTTACCAGGCATAATGTCGAGACCAACCCAGATCATCCCGTGCTGGGCCGCAAACAGCGCCATTGAGACGAGTGAGTTGAGCTTGTCACCGTGCTGCGCGCCCGAATTGGTGAAGCCGGCAGCGATCTTGTTGCGCCACTTCTGTTCAAACCACGCCGTTTTCGTGGAATCCTCGCAGAACTGCTTGAACCTTGCGCTGATCATGCCGCTGTAGGTCGGCGACCCGAAGATGATCGCGTCGCTCTTTTCCAGCGCCGTCCAATCTACCGGACCTTCGGCGACGGCGACGATGTTCACTTCCGCCCCCTGGACTTCCCAAACGCCTTCAGCGACGGCTTCCGCTACACGCGCGGTATGGCCATAACCGCTGTCATATACGATCGATATTAGCATTCTCACGCCCTTCCATTTGACCGAGATTCGCGCACGACGGGAGGATGATGCTGATCCAAAGTCAGCGATGACCACTTGGATTGGGATCGTCTCGAAAATATCGTTTGCTTCGCAGCGGTTGTATCGTAGAATACCTAAGGCCATTAGAAATAAGTTTTCTCTTCTTTGGTTCCTGTGATTCTACAATCAATGGATTTGCTATTCTGGAGGCCCTGCCCGGCATGCGTGACAGATTCGATGGTGTGCAGATCTTCGTTGAGGCGGTCGAAGCGGGTGGCTTTGCAAAAGCGGCTGACCGGCTGAAGCTGACACGCTCCGCCGTCGGCAAGGCTATTGCGCGCCTGGAAGAGCGCCTTTCAGTTCGGCTGTTTCACAGGACGACCCGCACACAAAGCCTGACGGAGGATGGCCAGCAATATTACGAGCGTTGCATTCGTGCCATCGACGAACTGCGCGCCGGCGAGTCTCTCCTGGAATCTGGCCGGCGCGAGGTCGCCGGCAGGCTGCGCGTCTCGCTTCCGGTTCTATTCGGCCGCTACTGCGCGGCGCCGATTTTACGCAGCTATGCTCGCCAGTACCCGAAGCTTGAACTTGAACTCAGCTTCAACGACCGTCAGATCGATCTGATCGCCGACGGCTTCGATCTTGCCGTGCGCAACGGTTCCCTTGGCAACGGAACCTCGCTGCACGCCCGACGGCTGGTCAGCCAGCGCAAGGTGCTGTGCGCCTCACCTGCTTATCTCATTGCACGCGGGGAACCTCGCTCCGTTGCAGATCTCGCCGAGCATGACCTGCTTGTTTACTGGCGGGGCGATCATGGCCTCGCATGGCAACTGCCCGACACGAGCGGGGCTCTCATCGATATCTCCGTTACATCCCGGCTGCGTTTCGACGACCTTGAAGTCATCGCGGATGCCGCGATCGATGGAATGGGGCTTGCCTGGCTTCCCCACTGGTTGGTGCGGGATCGGATGCGAGCAGGGGATCTCATCGAACTGTGGGGAGACCGCCCGAGCGCCACGATGGAATGCTATGCGGTCTGGCCGAGCACCCAGTATCTGCCGCTGCGGTCACGCCTGGCGATCGATGCACTTGCTGTAGAATTGCCAAAGCGATTCGGTCCCGATACGCCGGACTTGCACAACGCACGGCCTTAGATCGCTTGCTGTGAAGCTAAGACCATCAGCCGCCTGCGAAAATGATCCGTCTTGAGCGCCCGACTCTCTCCGCCTTGTTCGTGGCACCTCGCCCTGACGCCCTCTATTGAACATGACGCGGTTGGGAACCATCCTCTCTGAGGCTCAAACGACGCTGATTAGAAGCCCAGTTGGCCCACGCAGCGCGGAGCGGTTACTGCGCCGTCACCTGGTTGGGAAATACTGCCTCCTTCACGCCCTCTGCGGTCTCGTCTAGATATCTCGAACGGCAGTTAGCCGAAGAGGAATGGTCATGGCGACAACTAGCAACGTGAGTTTTCATGATCGGAATGAACCGGCCGGCAAGCGACCGCCGCTTCGACCATGACCCGGCTCAGATCTGCCAATGCGGCGTCTTGAAAAGCAGACAACACGGTTGGTCATCGTGCCGATCCCTTTGCCTGTTGATGCCTTCCTGCCAACGCTTTTAACAATATGACAAGGAGCACTCAGATGAGGGCTGTACGTTTTCATGAATATGGTGGCCCGGACGTTTTGACGGTCGATGAGGTCGAAATACCCGAACCGGGGGCAGGTCAAGTGCGCATCGCCGTCAAGGCCGCGGGCGTCAATGCCATCGATTGGAAGCTCCGGGCAGGCTACATGCACGAGCACATGCCGCTCACGCTCCCCGCCGGGACCGGTTTGGAAGCGTCAGGCGTGGTCGATGCCATCGGTGAGGGCGTGACCGGCGTGTCGGTCGGCGATGCCGTGTTCGGCAAGGGCCATGACACGATGGCCGATTTCGCGATCCTGCACGAATGGACGCGCAAGCCGGATGGCCTCTCGTTCGAGGAGGCGGCAGGGTTCCCGATTTCAGTCGAGACGGCGTCGCGGATCATCGACGAGGTCGGCGTAAAGCCCGGTGAGACGCTGCTGGTCAGCGGCGCCGCAGGAGGGGTTGGATCTGCGGCGATCCAGTTGGCCGCCAGCGCCGGCATCCCCACGATCGGCACGGCGAGCGGGCCGAAGCATGGTTATCTACGTTCGTTGGGCGCTGTGCCGACGACCTATGGTCCCGGCCTGCGCGAACGGGTGGCTGCGCTTGCACCTGATGGCGTGCAGGGTGCGCTCGACATCGTGGCCTCCGGTGCCATTCCGGACCTGGTGGCGATCACCGGTGACCCTTCCAAGGTCATATCGATCGCCGACTTCGCGGCCGCGGAACATGGCGTCAGAAACTCGTTCGATCCAAGGGACGCGGTGCCCGCCCTGGAACGTGCCGTAGCACTGTTTGAGGCGGGACACTTCCGCTTGCCGGTTGAACGGACATTTCCGCTCGACCAAGTCGGCGCCGCGCAGGAACTAAGCGCCAAGGGGCACGTCACGGGACGCCTTATCATCACGGTCGCTTGACTGTAATCGCGAGGCGCTCTGCGCCTCGCTTTACGATCTTTGGCTGGGACGACTATCCTGCGTTCATGCTGGCAAATTGACGCTCTTGCCACACAATCGCTATTAGGGCGACGTGTCGTATCGATCTCGCGCCATACCGATCACTTCCTGGCTCCGCTCCACCCAGCGCACCAGCATCGTGAGCGGTTCGAAGATGGTGCGGCCGAGCTCCGTGAGCTCATACTCAACACTCGGGGGATTGGTTGGGAAGACTGTGCGCAGAACCAGCCCATCCCGCTCGAGCGTCCGCAGGGTCTGCGACAACATCCGCTTCGAGATATCGGGAACTGCGCGGTTCACGTCGCTGAATCGGCGGGCACGTTCGGCCAGTGCAATCAGCACCAGCATCGTCCATTTGTCTCCCACGCGATCAAGAATATCCCTGACCGCGCAGGTGGGTGGCTCGTGGGTCGTTCCAGAACGCTCCGCAAACATCCGCGCGAGTTGCAGATGATGCGGAGTAAGCGCCGTGTCAGCGTGTGCCATGTCACTTTCTCTTCGTCGGCCTGTTGGCGATACATGTAGCAAACCTGCAAAGCCTATAACAGAAACCGACAAGCGTGGCACGTGGATCAGAGGCCGACCCGGCTGAGATGTTCCTCGGGATAACGTGCTCCTTCGATATGAATGTCTGCGGACCGGATCTCGCCG
This Rhizobium sp. NZLR1 DNA region includes the following protein-coding sequences:
- a CDS encoding amidohydrolase family protein; translated protein: MKIIAIEEHVLPNDVRHAWNTVSGADDGTLGLNPGVIGERLADLGEQRLALMDETGVDVQVLSLTTPGLNNLGHHGIDLARRANDLLAEAVGANPSRFQAMAALPSADADAAALELRRSVEELGCKGAVLFGRVGDKNLDHSIFEPTFACAAELNVPLLIHPQIPQTNVRGSYYAGFGAPIDLALSTFALGWHFEAGIQFVRLILGGIFDRYPNLQVILGHWGELVLFYLERLVMLDRVSGLQRPFIDYVHGNLYLTASGMFNPAYLQQAVNAVGIDRILFSTDYPYQYRPGGDARRFVDVLELDDVSKSKFAYRNWERLTGGGSGDLSTSAFRSP
- a CDS encoding lipocalin-like domain-containing protein yields the protein METIAGTSSSQQAGIDSEVMARLAGPWHLVTIEQPDANGVMGALKVAGFLVLTPDGHMTIQVRNMESFDLDNPYSSGGYEASYGTLTLDPANSTFVYHVEGALVQALVGQDLPRSYRFVDDRLILTSTRADEEWRVVWRRSGNDSLKPPARGFQR
- a CDS encoding type 1 glutamine amidotransferase domain-containing protein; translation: MADNIKPILCVVTSHPIRGDSGEPTGFAMVELTHPLDVFKAAGIPVEIASIRGGHPPIDFFDLSDPVNDKFWKDKEFRADLADSKILADLDPSRYSAVFFAGGHGTMWDFADSSAVQKVIRDIWESGGIVSAVCHGPAALVNAKLSDGSYLVAGKKLAAFTDEEEAEVKYTKVVPYLLATTLKERGALHQPAPNWSENVVVDGRLVTGQNPASAHGVGKAILDHLTQKA
- a CDS encoding NAD(P)-dependent alcohol dehydrogenase; translated protein: MTVMGFAARSATGPLEQFAFERRAPRPDDVVIDILFCGVCHTDLHLARNHGGFTTYPIVPGHEIIGRVREVGTGVSGFKAGDLVGVGCMVDSCQHCKPCLKGWEQDCVEGSTYTYNSADRQDGSVTYGGYSNSVVVRDKFVLSMPDGLDPAGAAPLLCAGITTWSPLHRWNVGKDSKVAVIGLGGLGHMALKLAKALGADVTLFTRSAGKEEDAFRLGADHVVLSGDPKQMKAVAGRFDVIIDTVPYDHDVNPYMPTLALEGVLVLIGYMGPLGTPVNADGVVRGRRAISGSFIGGVAETQQMLDFCGAHGIVSDVEIIPIQQINEAYERMLKSDVKYRFVIDMASLKP
- a CDS encoding superoxide dismutase, which translates into the protein MKLLCLDVPQPGATIEQYQPHMQDEARHAWQMYKGGIIRDIYFRQDRPGVAIIAEAESIEAAKQALAEFPLAKAGLIDWDVIPLGPFLNWETLFAPGNA
- a CDS encoding flavodoxin family protein, which codes for MLISIVYDSGYGHTARVAEAVAEGVWEVQGAEVNIVAVAEGPVDWTALEKSDAIIFGSPTYSGMISARFKQFCEDSTKTAWFEQKWRNKIAAGFTNSGAQHGDKLNSLVSMALFAAQHGMIWVGLDIMPGNASSTGSVDDLNRHGSWLGVMTQSNNDQAAEVTPIQSDLKTATYLGRRVAETTGRFQLA
- a CDS encoding LysR family transcriptional regulator, encoding MRDRFDGVQIFVEAVEAGGFAKAADRLKLTRSAVGKAIARLEERLSVRLFHRTTRTQSLTEDGQQYYERCIRAIDELRAGESLLESGRREVAGRLRVSLPVLFGRYCAAPILRSYARQYPKLELELSFNDRQIDLIADGFDLAVRNGSLGNGTSLHARRLVSQRKVLCASPAYLIARGEPRSVADLAEHDLLVYWRGDHGLAWQLPDTSGALIDISVTSRLRFDDLEVIADAAIDGMGLAWLPHWLVRDRMRAGDLIELWGDRPSATMECYAVWPSTQYLPLRSRLAIDALAVELPKRFGPDTPDLHNARP
- a CDS encoding NADP-dependent oxidoreductase, which gives rise to MRAVRFHEYGGPDVLTVDEVEIPEPGAGQVRIAVKAAGVNAIDWKLRAGYMHEHMPLTLPAGTGLEASGVVDAIGEGVTGVSVGDAVFGKGHDTMADFAILHEWTRKPDGLSFEEAAGFPISVETASRIIDEVGVKPGETLLVSGAAGGVGSAAIQLAASAGIPTIGTASGPKHGYLRSLGAVPTTYGPGLRERVAALAPDGVQGALDIVASGAIPDLVAITGDPSKVISIADFAAAEHGVRNSFDPRDAVPALERAVALFEAGHFRLPVERTFPLDQVGAAQELSAKGHVTGRLIITVA
- a CDS encoding helix-turn-helix domain-containing protein, which gives rise to MAHADTALTPHHLQLARMFAERSGTTHEPPTCAVRDILDRVGDKWTMLVLIALAERARRFSDVNRAVPDISKRMLSQTLRTLERDGLVLRTVFPTNPPSVEYELTELGRTIFEPLTMLVRWVERSQEVIGMARDRYDTSP